The Prunus dulcis chromosome 3, ALMONDv2, whole genome shotgun sequence genome segment GTTTTGCATTCAGTGGATGAGCAACGAGAATATGTGATATTTCCTTGGATAACTCATTAACAACTTTAGCTGTGTGCCTCGCCTCATCGGTGCCATCTAGAGCTTCAGCTTGCAAAAGTAAACGGTTGTCCTTCAACGGGTCTGTTCCTGATATATTTCCACTTAGATTTGGTCCTTTAACAACCACTCCACATCTATGTTCTGTTGCATACCTGTAGCAAATAGTTCTTCGTTAGTTTTCTCTActtcattataaaaattacaAGGCTTAAGcattagaaaaataattaaggtATTTGGTAATTTTGATGACTAGTTAACTTTCTTGCATATGGGAGGTTGTGTTTTACATACAAGGACATCAAATAAGAAGCCAATTTACAGCAGTTATAATAAACATCTGCACCTGACTCTGACTTCATATTCAGGAAAAGATGGCAGCTTCATTCCATCAAGTGCTGCACACAGTATGGGGCCTTCTTCTTCAAAGTGTCTGTCAGCCCTCCTACTGATGACTATTCCAGTTCTTTCATCCAAGGTTGCAAAATTAGACTAAAGATCAAAAGTTAGCAAAGATTATTATATGGAACAGCATCGTCTACTAGAACAAGCATAACCTGAAGGATAGAGCATCAATAGCAAGTAACATGGGGTCAAAATAATATAGTCCTTGTTTATGCTAATATGTGACCTAAATTTTCTTCGACTGGATTGGGGCCAATAACCATCAAGTCCCAAGTTTTTCTGTTTATAAGAACGAAATAATTGCATCTTATGGCAGTGCAACATATTGAAACTGCTCATCCAGGATAATAGTTATAACAGAGAAACCATTTTacaaagaaataaacaaaaactcacCTTAAATGCAATATCACCAGGTGACATGGCCAATCCAGCACCCATGGATTCAAATGCGCCTCGGCCGCGGTAATATACCCTAGGGTCATAACCCAGTAGAGAAAGGTGAGCTGTGTCACTTCCACAACCCAAACCAACTTCAACAGGGTCCATTAAACCATTAACTCCAGCGGATGCAATGGCATCCAAATTGGGTACTTTGGCCGCCTGAAGAGGAGTCTTAAATCCAAACTTTGGTATTGACACATCACCCACACCATCAATCAACAAAAATGCCACTCTTCTTTTTGGCTGCTGAGGATTACCCATGTATGCTAATATCCTAGATCATAGTTGCCTAATTCGCTCACCCCCCTACGAATTTCGATCTGGTCGAGCGTACCCAATAGCGGTACGGTATCGATCTGGGACGAAAGATTTAACGACTCAGTCCAGAGGCGACGACGTCGCTGCTACATAACAGTACCTGAACGCCGACAGCAGACGAGCAATCGAGGTCACATGAGGGACAAGGGAGAGCGCGTGCTATAGCTGATGAGCCCACGTTTGATTCTTGTTCTCTTGGGCCCACTAAACCAGGCCAGCCTTCAGGCAAGATGAGCCCGAGtgtgctgacgtcagcaacaacaaaaattctgatttttaaaaaataattacttaGTCATAGTTTTCACTTCTCACAccaaactctatacaaatttctCTTCTCATATCTCATATGAATAGTTGTTGTTATGGCAATTGTAataatccaaaacaaaatatcaaaaaaagaaacaaaatatctaaaaagtaggattaatatcttctagcaaaaagacaattttgccctcgccttatttaataaggaaaaagttgactttttgatcggaaaagaatttggcTATTACGCTTACGCCGTCGCGTAGAGCACAGCGAAACGAGTCCATAGACATGGAGCAgacttgaatcggagttgtaacgaagaaaatatggtcaaaataccgcgaagggcaaaacggtaatttgagaaaaaatcagatttttatctcttctctctcctatcccccgtcagtttctctctcctctcctctctctcctcccgcgcgCGATCTCCCCCGACCTCCGCTTGCTTTCGACGTCATCCCGGCCGCCACACTcggagccgatctccgccgttggtaccaaacgaaccaccactcgaccgccGTCATTTCCTGACCCGTCGTCGTCGTTACCGTGGCCGGAGTTCGCCGAAATCAGCCATTGTTTGCCGATTTCCAgttcaaacttccagctcgtttttctccttcaattctccaccaaatcgatcgagtaaggtatggtttctcatctatttttcgtgttcta includes the following:
- the LOC117623476 gene encoding probable 2,3-bisphosphoglycerate-independent phosphoglycerate mutase isoform X2 translates to MGNPQQPKRRVAFLLIDGVGDVSIPKFGFKTPLQAAKVPNLDAIASAGVNGLMDPVEVGLGCGSDTAHLSLLGYDPRVYYRGRGAFESMGAGLAMSPGDIAFKSNFATLDERTGIVISRRADRHFEEEGPILCAALDGMKLPSFPEYEVRVRYATEHRCGVVVKGPNLSGNISGTDPLKDNRLLLQAEALDGTDEARHTAKVVNELSKEISHILVAHPLNAKRAAEGKNIANLVLLRGCGIRIEAIDDAGHDKATIFKVKALEAVDRAIGQLSRLLWESESAGNFKYFLCVTGDHSTPVEYGDHSFEPVPFTICPLKDFVDAVGVETILGGSLDPFPLPTVKDGEHLAEDVKIEHGERSKQPRAFRGDSVYEFNEIAAARGCLGRFPGGEMMGVIKNFLKLDA